The window aaAACGAGTTCTTATCAACTCTTTTTGCTCGTTCAGTCCTTTTGCCGCATATTTGGGGTGCCCTAAATATGCAGTTCAAATGGAACCCATCGGTGGTATCGGCTCAAGACATGCAGTAGATGagatttaactaaaatatttctcaatCAACATCAACATAGGCGAAACAACGAGTAAAAGCTAGTGTCACAATGTGTCactgaaatttatatttagatatgaGAGTACTATTTGACCTACATTGATATACCTAACTGACCTTTCTCATaacacattatatttaattatttgatagtCTTATCTTTAGCTTTTAACTCATAGAGCTGACTTTCTCTGAGTATAGTCCTTGAAATAAACATTCAGTACTTACCAAGAATGTCTTCTTATGTACATCATGGCTGTTCACTTCAACTGTGAAGTTCAGTTCGCCGGGGTAACTGTTCCTCTTAGGTGGGCCGACAGGGGAGTactaagtaacaaaatatatttatttaacttcacAATTTACAATAGATTTTTTGCGGCATAGGGATTTCTGTGTTTAAAATGAGGGTAAGGTAATTATTACTAAGAAAATTGGTTAAATAATGAACTTTGGTTATGAATATGGCAAACAGAGATTTGTTTAAGGTCTACTTACAGGAAATTTGACTTCCATGTTAGCATGACGAGCAATATCCATAGTTTCTGACTCAGGTGAAGGTATAAATGATGGAATTTCTGATAAAATATCCATGTCActgcaaaagaaaatatctttaatacaCAGTCATTCAAAGGGTTACTTTTTTGTAATGGGTATGTCCGTATGTTGTAGCCTTCTGGATACTACAAGGctaaacaatttacaaatcTCAGAACTGACTTCTTTAACAATAGTTATGAAAATGAGAATTATAGTTTGAATCAGCCATTCAGAAACTGGAAGGttaaggtaatattttaaaattataaaaagctgACTTACAACAATTGAGTTCCATCTCCAATCCCGTAATCTCCAACATACAGCTTAGTGTCGTTCATGATTATACCTGAAAAAGAATATAAGCTTAAACCTTACCTTGAaagttaacaaatatttttatgttatcttGTAAAAGTCGCAGGTTCAGCTTTAGGAGATCTCTCCCAACCCTTTATGCAACTTTCAGTGAAGTTTTTTGGATATTATAAGTGCTTATATAGACAAACAGGTGTGTCGAATACTATCTACTAAGTGAAAACTcgtttaatgataataatattaataaaaaggttGATAATAAGATACTGGATTCAAAGTCTATTATCATATTTAAGATTAGAATCAGGACCTTTGATACTAGTGTAGTGCTGAGTGCAGtttcatgttatatttttttaacatggcAATATTGTTTACAGCTTAAGACTTTTTGTTGGTTTAGAAAAAAGATGTAGTTACagctatattttaaataaataaaatcggcTGAAGTCAGAATTGCAGAGTCCAAATTCCGTAATTTGTATGATTCAATAGGTCCAGATTAGATAAGATGTACAGTCATTACTATGAATGAACACCTGAAAATTATTACTATACTTATACAATATATAATCTTTATGCAAGGAATAGGGTTCAGTAGGAATTTTTGTCAGAAAGAAATGGCATACCACTCTTATTCAAAATACAGATAGATTCCTATCtactcaaaaaaataacagttggCAGAATTAACCTTTCCTAGAACTGTTAGAATAAGAATAGAATCACattgtttatttgtcaaaatattctaagtttattattatgaaaataaaatagacttgTTAATGTAGATTAGAGTTATTTAGAAGActactaaatactaaaaaaatagatatagcACTGATTTATACTGCCAAGAGAAAGTAAATGTTGTGTGTTTAGATATATagaggtatttaaaaatacaaagttttaGCTATAAATAACAACTTTATACTATGGTTAGTCAGACTGAATTGACCGTGAATTCCTTTTATAGGATGAGATCCATGTAACCATGGAATTATTTTGCCTCTTTTAACGATTAGAGAATAGgctaaacaaaaatagtaataacatctaatatacaataaatattagatgattgtaatacttttattcatatatttagaATGAAGGTTTGGCAATGCTACACAATTCAGTCACTTACGTCTTTTTGTTATCGTTAACTGAAGTTATTAACCTCACATAATTTCCTAACCTTCTGTTTTTTGCTTTTGAATGCTtagtaaacttttaaataagtatctaagtaactataaaaacaaacacgtaaatggaaacaaaactttttcacTAGCACACACGCTATAAAACTTTAATCGAAACTTTTAACACATAATTCTACCATAACAAAAATTTCAAGCTGCAACCAACAAATACGAATAAATTTTGAACACTCTGTCACTAATTCACaacaattaaaagtttgtttagcTATAggtagttaaattaaaaataaaacaatcaatttaaatttcaaacagcagaaattgaattttaacaTGACGAAATATTGTACAAAAGCGGTACAGATCTTAACTTACCTCAAAATTGACTGACTTGTTaggtttcaatataaaaatcgaCAAAAACAATGTGATGCTTCGCACAGTAGATAAAATGCtcacaaatacataaaagtttCAAAACAGCACAAATTTCACCGATCTACACCGctcgttttaataaatacacagTGTTGCACCAAAGCGAAAATCAAAATGAAGAGTCTATCCAAAAGCGTGAGGAGTAGCGAGGAACGTGAAATTGTTGAGggttacctttttatttttaaaacaattccttttaaatttattttacatttatgtatttcaaatcataaatcaaaattacacattgatatttttttacgtttagttattttaagatATCGGAAATCTTCGAATGAGAAGTTTTAGATAGTAGATACcgatattttcaatgtttttttttgcccttCAAGTTTCCACAAAATATTCTATAAAAGTAAGTAATATCTGTGTATGGCAATATccaattgcaaaaaatattgtgttttcattacaaaaaaagatttagCAAAATGTGTTTCGCTCGGTTTCGCTTTGTGTCTGTTTCCAGGCGTTCCAAGTCTCAGGTGGTCGTTAATGATATCTTTAACATTaacgtgttatttttttataatcgtagcatacataaaaaaacatctaattacaattaatgattatttcgttacagcatatatttttttcagcagCTAAGctcaaaatgttaaacaaatttaaataaaatgatttgaaaacaaagcaaaaaacatgaaattgaTGTTGCCAATAGAAAAAACCACGAaagaatgagaaaaaaaatactcgaaCTCCGCTtcacttgtgttttttttctaattttactGTCATTAGGCCGATAATTTGATGCATATTTTGTATGCAACAGTTATTTTGACTTGTTACAGTGCTCTATTATGTACCAAATCATCGCAGGGAATGCTCTAAGTGCGTCTATAAACTAAAATCAATAACAATCATTGACCAACAAAGGTACGCTTGTGTTTGCTTTTGCTGAGCATATAACCTGTGTATTGTGCTGGCGTCCGGTTGGCGTCCGTCACAATTAACTCGAGAATGTTTAATATGCGTTGTACGGTTGTGATATCAGTGTAGATATGAACTATGTTACGATCGTGCATTGTGGTATTATaagaagattttgtttttagttaccAAGATGAATTATGAAGCCGAAAGAGCTATGAATCAGAAGCGATTGCGAATGGAGGGCGAACCGGGCCACGGTGTAGTCCAGGGGAACGGTTTGCCGCTAAATTATATAGGTAAGTGGATGTGAAATTGGAAAACGTACCGAAATACGGATATTTCGGAAGCTTTGATGTTGTTTACGTTGTTGTAGATAATGGCCATCAAATACCATATCAGCCGTATGCTGGTGCGTATAACACACACTATCCGCCTCCGGATGCGTTCTCTCCGTACGGGCCTCCGCCGCCAGGAGGTTATGCCCCGCAGAACCTGTCATACGCACCTCCCGCGCACCAGAACTACCCGCATCACCAGAGTTTCCCGCCACAACAGCCGCCGCAGGCTCAGTTACACATGCCACAATCCCATATGGGTAAGgttttacaataacatacattctaaaaatataagaaaaacatttcctATGTGTAAACAACATTAGATTTTAGGGTCAGGTGAATAGAGGTCAAAATTGTGTGTGTGATTTTGACAagctaaaaatattgttgacagtttttttaatctatggagtctattattaaaacttttagaaAAGTTGAAGTATTTGCCACAAGTAAAGTTTCTTTTTACAGTTTGTTCAGTTGTTGTGCTGATGTAACAAGACATAATTTAgcataatactttaatatttatgaaactttgTTTCTTTCAATGTCTTTCATCTTGAAGCCATTCTAGGtacatttgtttgttattacTTTTGAATTGCTTTGTGGTTATTTTTCGTTGACTACACTTGATCAGTTCAAGGTTACGGAGATGTGGGGGTGCACAAGCCGGCATGGCCACCTCAGCCGCACCTGTTACCACCGCTGGATGCCCAAAAACCTCTGGATGTGAAACAACTGAAATCAGAGATCAAGCTTGAACCCACGGATGCTCAGAAACGACCACATCCTGAGAGTGAGATGCtggtaagtatgtttataatataagggCGAAGATTTTTGAGAAGTGAATTAAAAACTGACagattttcttcaaaataaattactaaatattatagCTGTGATAAACACACTGTTTTTTGCAGCTGTAAATATATTGTAGACTTCcacttttaaacaattttgaaattatatgaCAATACCACCCAAGtatattaaatgttacattagcattaataattaattttatttgatatgtaaacctatataaataatattttaatcatgtGTGTATGTTCAATCAGGCTCTACAGGCAAGGCAGAGAGAGTACAATGTCCAGATATCCAGTACCTtggttaatattataatgatatatattatttatattagagcttataaattaaacaaataataataattttaaaactttgtttcaGGGTGGAGATTTAGATcaacctaaaattaaaataaagacagATATATTTAAGCCGGATGATCTAGCACACAGACAGGACAAACCTCTtggtatgtatttatgtttattacacCTAATAATGTATTTGAACACATCATCATAGGAGAATTTGATGTTTTGACTGTCCTAACATTGTATACTGCTAGTTCTACAGCCTTCACACAACACCATctggtatttaattaaactgagcaaagtttgtattaaaagtactagacaactgatagaaatacttacatatttctaaatgtatacataatatagataaattattttgttcgaAACATTTGTTTTACCACCCATGACTGTTTGTTTCAGATGTTGCTCAAAAATCTCTTGATGTATCAAAGCCGACTGATCTTCAAAGTAAAGGTAAATAACAACATATAATAACATATAGTATAATACATAAAGAATAAGCAATACACTTGATGGGtactgcaataaatatttatccatCAATTTAAGTAATCTTATGTCCATAGGGTacaagattatttaaattatttctccacacatattattatttttacagatgatggtCATCCAATAATAGGTGTGGAAAATAAGTTATTGGATAAGCCTTCAGGTtagttttaaactgtttttttttgcggCGTTATTCCACAGCATTGGTTGATCAGACTGTCTGTTTGTACACTGCTACTAAAGTTATGTAGCAGCCTATGATTGTACTTTTAGACTAATGATCATGACAATTTTTCACAAGACGCTCCTAAACGTAATACGAGcctattttaattcatttgatttactttttttttgtttatttctcttTGCAAGAAACGCTTGCCATTTTACAGTTTATGCTCTTTTACAACTTATCCGAGTTTATGTTAGTTTTAGGTTTAATTAGTGGTAATCACTGGTTTGTTCCTTCGTACGACCAAACAAGTTTGGTTTGAGACCTTGCCGCCGCGCCGTCTCATCATTAAGGAGTTCTGTTGGTTacaaaactagtcaggcgattgGTTGATATAGTTACAAACCCGTCTCACGAAATTCATTGTTGAAATATGCTTGTTCTAGACGCGTGTAAAGCAGAGGGCGCTGCGGAGGGCGGCGCGGGCGACACGCCGCGGGCAGCGGAACCTACCACGCCATCTGATAAAAGGTAACATTGCTCAAACAGCTTGTATAGCATTTCAATATACATCACTAATATTTGCTTCAAACAGTTCTTGTGAGTGTTGTCAGATTAGATTAATTGCTGTCAGACaggcaataaaattttatttgaattacatGCAGTGATTGATTTCTTTCTAAAAGTTGTATAAATGGTTTTTGCAGTGGAGAAGACAGGAAACCGTTCAGCAGTCCAGAGCTTCCGAAATCAGGTTCCACGCCTGGCAAGGCACCCACTCCCGGAAGTGAGGTAACCTAGTTtagaacttaattttatttcaatttctcaTCATtcgaaaatcattaaaaataattgcggTTTAAATATCTcctaaaatgtgtaaaaaaaaatatgtgaaactACATAGTAGTTATTTTTCCGCTATACGATGCCTCTCACACAACTTGACAAAAGAAGCGTGTCTTGTCATCATATTTCATCCACTATCAATCACTCGACCAGCAGGAAAAGTTCGAAGCACTTGTTATCCTGTATCAGTTATATTGTGAGAATAAAATCGTCACTTTGTCTAGCCAAAGAAGAGGGGTCGGCCGAAGGGTTCGACGAACAAGCCGAAGGCGTCGCTCCCCGGGGGCGCGGGCAGCCCCGCGctcgcgcccccgcgccccgcgcccccgcgcgccgcgcccccgcccgcgcgcccccgccccGCCGGATACCAGTACGCCATCCGGCCCTTCCGCAAGGACTTCTCCGGGATACAGTTCCGCAGGTTACTaactattatacatatatacttatgaaaaaacacttattttacaGCTGCTTTTGTGATGTAAGGGTAAATATGTAACTAAGATAGATATGTAACTAAGAATCACTTTTTCATATCCAAGACATGAACTGCGCTAAACAGGTGCCCGCGATGGTTACCCGACTACGTCTTAGACCACGCAGGCGTAGCTAATTCTATTACAAGAGTACAAATACATTTACCTCCGCTGGGTCTGCACGTTCCTCTTGTGTCCCGGTGCTGAAACGCGGCCTCCTTGTCGCATGCGGCCTTTCTTCCCGTCATGGTCACTCGCGCAGCTCTCATTGTCCGAGTCATTTTGCGCCCGCGAGGACGATCGATCAACACAGTTCCAAGTCTAAACTGttgttaccggcacggatcttgagcgctgaccttcacctgcgcagaagtgattttttgggttcCTTTTGCGGTGTAaggtgaggcgcggggcggactcaagtacagtgattgtcccgcagcgcatcgcgtcatagccgtcactcgtgcTTCgatgaaattcgttctttgctgcagttgcatgcacctcaagactgctcaagattggcgttttattttgtcacgagtgtacgatgcgcaaagcgatccccactgtTCCGCCTCGCGCCCAAGCCCCGCGCCGGTACTATAACACTAGTGTGTGCAGGCGCTGGAGCGACGACTGCCTGGACTCGTCGCACATCCCCAACGAGGTGTACTTCGGCGACGTGCCGGTGTCGCTGGAGGTGCTGCACAACTACTACGACGCCAACGCGGAGCGCGAgcggctggcggcggcggccgcgcaCATCGCCGCGCAGAAGGCCGCCGCCGCCAAGCTGGCCGCCGCCAAGCTGCAGGCGCGGGGGCTCGTCACCACCTCCGCCGAGGTAGCTCGCAACTGCTCGTGTTTGTGTGCCCCGCTCTGTACGACTCGGCATTACAGACTGAGGCAACATACAGTTAGAATATAGAAAAGCAAAGCTATAACAAGGGGCTTACAAATTTTAGTGAACTACTGGAGTGCTATACTCTATCCTTATATTTAGAACCAGAATTGTGAAGGAAAATAACTCGGTAACTAGTCGAACCCATAATAAGATGACAATCTTGATATTCTTTTCTATTTCCCGGAAGAACACAACTTCTAACccctaaaataatatataatcttGAATTCAGCTGGCTTTTGCAATTCGTGTAAAAAAGATCGTTACCGATACGCTTAGGAACTGTCCAACAAAGGGTTTTTCAGTGAATTTAATCAAAGCGTCGCTGGTTGGGTCTTCGCATAACACAAACGTTTgcgtgattcacaaatgctggttctgagtctaggtgatattgtatttatgacttgaatgtttatgaaagtcCCGCAGCACAAGCGTTAAGATCTCTAGTGCGATAGTGCGGGATTTGATTTTACAAAAGACTGAATATATAGTCTATATCTTTTCATGCTGCATAGATTATAAAACAAGCAAGATTAAAAACATCCTTTAGATCTATGAACTAATAACTACAATCCCAATTTCCATTCATCTTGACTTTAGGTGACGACAGTGGATTCGTCATCAGACGACGACTCATCAGGGACATCGGGCAGCGACTCCGAGGAGAGTGATGATGTAAGTACACatactttttttcctttttacctTCATCCATCATCCATCGAAAATATACGGTATGTATTGAAAAAACCTTTCCATTAAATAGTTGTAATATAACgtaaaaagataaatttcaaataccactaaatttacattacataatgATTTATTGGAAAAAACAATTGGCAACACCACTGGCAAGTCacttttatgtatttgaagGATTGGGCAGAGTTTTGAATACATACTGTTTACAAAAGGTTCATTTCTAGTATAGTTCAGtgcttatacttttttataagtcACCATTCCTGTCTcctaataactttaattatatacTTCACTCAAgtatcaattattttgtagtataTCATAGTGCTGAAGTGTTGTTACgtctatttataaacatgacAGTAGGTAGATGAGTGCATTGGTTTATAAATATAGAACATTATCTTTTTGTTGCTCTGCAAGatgaaaatgttatgttttccTATTTTCACTGTAGTTTCaaggaagaatattttttgttgcttgaTGTTTCTCGCTACTGGCGCTAACTAACCGCTAACATCcattcatacaaactttcgcgttaataatattaatacaacagTACATAATTCAATacaagtaatgttttaaaatgagcTCTGATCGCTAATTTTAACGCACCTCGGTTACCTCTTAAAACGAGCGATTCTATATCGAAGAAATACCAGTCGCAGTAGTACCCGCGCAAAGCTTTTAGGTGGAAATTCCTTTGGACCCCGAACCATATCACCCACACAATGTACCGAGTGAAATAAGCTTCCATCACTTGCAGGACACGCCTCTGAAGCGAGGTCCGGGCAGGCCGAAGGGGTCCAAGAACAGTCCCCGCGCGGGCGGGGCCCCGGGCGCGCCCCCCGGCGGGCCCCCGGGCGGGACCCCGGGGCGCCGCGGCCGGCCCCCCGTGCCCCCCGAGCTGCGCCAGCCCGGGATCACCGACATGAAGAAGTTCTGCAAGGCGGCCGGCATACGCTTCGATTATAAGAAGCTCGTTgaaggtaattattattatgataatattatgcTTTCGGGTTGGTCTCGTGACGCTAAAGATTCCGTCGAAATAGGCTAAAGACCAAAAATGTGCAATATAATTTTCTCGCCTTTCTTTCGAGCAACGGCTTTGCCTGTTAAATTTGCAAATATCTGTCACGATTCAAAAGGTACAGCCTAGCCAGTGACAGACAGCTGATGCAAAGATTCAGCTTCAGTAAGGGGTAACCGTTTTAACCCTTGGGAGATAATAAAAAATGGGGCATTTTATAGCAATTTCAACCACAAGATTCagtcaaaattgtttttgtacttCAGGTTGTACGAAAAACAAAGAACGTGTTCAGAAGATGCTGGATCTACTCATAGCAGCAGGCTTAGATGGCAAGCCGACTCTAGAGAAATGTCAAGCGCTCAAAAAGGCGAAGATCGAGAAGAAAGAACAAGAAAAGCAAGCGAAAAAAGAAGCGAAAGCAAAGCACAAAGAAACGGATTGTAAGTATTCTGCAAATACTGACCTTGATGATGAATAGGGGTAGTGTCGTGAGAactttgattgcacggatagccgagaagttgcggtcaccacgccaaacccacagagaacgacgtgtcgcgggttcgatcctcgcgtaggacaagcagttgtgtgatctacgaatgcttgtctttaGTCTGGATGTCGTTGTGCATATGAATTGAATCTTTGTGAAGCtcgaaaattaaatttcttgttgcgggagtcgttttttttaataaaaagttatatgATAGACGGGTGTGAGTGACAAGACGTGAGCATGGTGAAGGATAGGCGTGAGTGCCAGATGTAAACATGTCGGCTTGTCCCCCTAGCGCCGTGCGCGGAGGGCGGGCCGGCGCGGCGCATGACGCGCGGCGCGACGGGCGTGAAGCCGCGCCAGCGCATCGTGATCTCGTCGGACGAGGAGGACGAcacgcccgccgcgcgccgcacgcTCTCCAAGCTGCGCTCCTCGCTCAACGACGACTCCGACTCCGACTAGGTGCCTACACACACGCACAAacacacacacgcacgcacATCCGCACACACACGCATCCACGCACACACGCACATGTGGCTTAACTCGTTTATATACAGTCGAGAAATGTTCATTTCACACCATCTACCTTATCGCTGAAGCAATACTAACCTGTGATCTGCAATATAAAAATAGGATATGTGACAAAAACATTggatacgtatattttttttatttcgtaaacatGAAGTGATAAATCACTGCATCGCCTTCATTTtcatgtgtgacgtcacttaaataccagtacgctttttaccaACAAGTGATGCTTGCTTAGTGGGGGCTAGAAGCGCTGTTCCTCTtcgtttctttaaaatattcaatattttttagaaatctatcAGGCGGACAAAACATTCCAATAGTCAAATATCCTATTATGTATAACATAATGTTGCCATTTGACAAATTAAACGTAGAAAGACGAAGTATTTGATGTTGCCagtgacacaaaaaaaaaactagagaTATCGCCAAAACTTTGGTACTAGTATTAGCTTCAGAAATAACCTAAACATTGTATCTTTCAGGTAACCGTTACTTCTCTGCCTGGCGGGAGTACCGAAACGGATAGTACAATCGTATGTAGCGATACCAATACTTGTAGCCGGGCAGTGCTATAGCCTCTAGAAAGTGCTTCGACGGAGGTCTGGACTATTATAGAACGTAGTGTCGTATGCGTCATTATTTCCTACTAATGTTAGTGTTCGCGTCGGAATTAGGTTGTGCTGTAACAGCGATCGCGTTCACTCAGCGTTCAAGTGTTCAGACCGAACTGTGAACGATGAACGAACGCGCGAGCCAACGACTAAGCAGCTTGCGAGAATAGTGCAATGAATGAAAGTTTACGTTATACGTCGATGACAATAGTTTTCAAAGCATAATTTTTTATCACTCGGTTAGGGCGTAATAGAGTAGTGTAGACTTCAACAGTTATATGAACAAACTGATAATTTGTTGGACAGTTGAAGGCCCTTTATGTAACGGTAGCGGTAATCATGTGGCTGTAATAGAAAAAggtttgacatatttttgaaGGAAtgtaaagattaaataaactgaaaaacaataaattgcaaAAGTGAATTACACCAACAGTcgttgtataataaaattaaagaggtCACGTAAAGCAGGTCCATTGCTAAACATAGGCCTCTTAAACTTAATTGCGTAAATTAATCCAGGAATTCAACGTGTCTAATCTTACATTTCATCGAAAAGGAAAagcaataatataatcaaactAGTGCTTATTTTTAGTGTCACCCAAGGATGCCCACTGGGGCCTTACCATTATCTTCTAAGTGTGCCTTGACATTTGTGTATTATACATTGCTCACTATACAATAAGCCTGTACAGCAGGCAAGCAATGGTTATTGTACAAACGTAAAGCTGGCC is drawn from Trichoplusia ni isolate ovarian cell line Hi5 chromosome 18, tn1, whole genome shotgun sequence and contains these coding sequences:
- the LOC113503212 gene encoding actin cytoskeleton-regulatory complex protein PAN1-like isoform X1, whose translation is MYQIIAGNALITKMNYEAERAMNQKRLRMEGEPGHGVVQGNGLPLNYIDNGHQIPYQPYAGAYNTHYPPPDAFSPYGPPPPGGYAPQNLSYAPPAHQNYPHHQSFPPQQPPQAQLHMPQSHMVQGYGDVGVHKPAWPPQPHLLPPLDAQKPLDVKQLKSEIKLEPTDAQKRPHPESEMLALQARQREYNVQISSTLGGDLDQPKIKIKTDIFKPDDLAHRQDKPLDVAQKSLDVSKPTDLQSKDDGHPIIGVENKLLDKPSDACKAEGAAEGGAGDTPRAAEPTTPSDKSGEDRKPFSSPELPKSGSTPGKAPTPGSEPKKRGRPKGSTNKPKASLPGGAGSPALAPPRPAPPRAAPPPARPRPAGYQYAIRPFRKDFSGIQFRRRWSDDCLDSSHIPNEVYFGDVPVSLEVLHNYYDANAERERLAAAAAHIAAQKAAAAKLAAAKLQARGLVTTSAEVTTVDSSSDDDSSGTSGSDSEESDDDTPLKRGPGRPKGSKNSPRAGGAPGAPPGGPPGGTPGRRGRPPVPPELRQPGITDMKKFCKAAGIRFDYKKLVEGCTKNKERVQKMLDLLIAAGLDGKPTLEKCQALKKAKIEKKEQEKQAKKEAKAKHKETDSPCAEGGPARRMTRGATGVKPRQRIVISSDEEDDTPAARRTLSKLRSSLNDDSDSD
- the LOC113503212 gene encoding uncharacterized protein LOC113503212 isoform X4, encoding MYQIIAGNALITKMNYEAERAMNQKRLRMEGEPGHGVVQGNGLPLNYIDNGHQIPYQPYAGAYNTHYPPPDAFSPYGPPPPGGYAPQNLSYAPPAHQNYPHHQSFPPQQPPQAQLHMPQSHMVQGYGDVGVHKPAWPPQPHLLPPLDAQKPLDVKQLKSEIKLEPTDAQKRPHPESEMLGGDLDQPKIKIKTDIFKPDDLAHRQDKPLDVAQKSLDVSKPTDLQSKDDGHPIIGVENKLLDKPSDACKAEGAAEGGAGDTPRAAEPTTPSDKSGEDRKPFSSPELPKSGSTPGKAPTPGSEPKKRGRPKGSTNKPKASLPGGAGSPALAPPRPAPPRAAPPPARPRPAGYQYAIRPFRKDFSGIQFRRRWSDDCLDSSHIPNEVYFGDVPVSLEVLHNYYDANAERERLAAAAAHIAAQKAAAAKLAAAKLQARGLVTTSAEVTTVDSSSDDDSSGTSGSDSEESDDDTPLKRGPGRPKGSKNSPRAGGAPGAPPGGPPGGTPGRRGRPPVPPELRQPGITDMKKFCKAAGIRFDYKKLVEGCTKNKERVQKMLDLLIAAGLDGKPTLEKCQALKKAKIEKKEQEKQAKKEAKAKHKETDSPCAEGGPARRMTRGATGVKPRQRIVISSDEEDDTPAARRTLSKLRSSLNDDSDSD
- the LOC113503212 gene encoding actin cytoskeleton-regulatory complex protein PAN1-like isoform X2, yielding MYQIIAGNALITKMNYEAERAMNQKRLRMEGEPGHGVVQGNGLPLNYIDNGHQIPYQPYAGAYNTHYPPPDAFSPYGPPPPGGYAPQNLSYAPPAHQNYPHHQSFPPQQPPQAQLHMPQSHMGYGDVGVHKPAWPPQPHLLPPLDAQKPLDVKQLKSEIKLEPTDAQKRPHPESEMLALQARQREYNVQISSTLGGDLDQPKIKIKTDIFKPDDLAHRQDKPLDVAQKSLDVSKPTDLQSKDDGHPIIGVENKLLDKPSDACKAEGAAEGGAGDTPRAAEPTTPSDKSGEDRKPFSSPELPKSGSTPGKAPTPGSEPKKRGRPKGSTNKPKASLPGGAGSPALAPPRPAPPRAAPPPARPRPAGYQYAIRPFRKDFSGIQFRRRWSDDCLDSSHIPNEVYFGDVPVSLEVLHNYYDANAERERLAAAAAHIAAQKAAAAKLAAAKLQARGLVTTSAEVTTVDSSSDDDSSGTSGSDSEESDDDTPLKRGPGRPKGSKNSPRAGGAPGAPPGGPPGGTPGRRGRPPVPPELRQPGITDMKKFCKAAGIRFDYKKLVEGCTKNKERVQKMLDLLIAAGLDGKPTLEKCQALKKAKIEKKEQEKQAKKEAKAKHKETDSPCAEGGPARRMTRGATGVKPRQRIVISSDEEDDTPAARRTLSKLRSSLNDDSDSD
- the LOC113503212 gene encoding actin cytoskeleton-regulatory complex protein PAN1-like isoform X5, which encodes MYQIIAGNALITKMNYEAERAMNQKRLRMEGEPGHGVVQGNGLPLNYIDNGHQIPYQPYAGAYNTHYPPPDAFSPYGPPPPGGYAPQNLSYAPPAHQNYPHHQSFPPQQPPQAQLHMPQSHMVQGYGDVGVHKPAWPPQPHLLPPLDAQKPLDVKQLKSEIKLEPTDAQKRPHPESEMLALQARQREYNVQISSTLGGDLDQPKIKIKTDIFKPDDLAHRQDKPLDVAQKSLDVSKPTDLQSKDACKAEGAAEGGAGDTPRAAEPTTPSDKSGEDRKPFSSPELPKSGSTPGKAPTPGSEPKKRGRPKGSTNKPKASLPGGAGSPALAPPRPAPPRAAPPPARPRPAGYQYAIRPFRKDFSGIQFRRRWSDDCLDSSHIPNEVYFGDVPVSLEVLHNYYDANAERERLAAAAAHIAAQKAAAAKLAAAKLQARGLVTTSAEVTTVDSSSDDDSSGTSGSDSEESDDDTPLKRGPGRPKGSKNSPRAGGAPGAPPGGPPGGTPGRRGRPPVPPELRQPGITDMKKFCKAAGIRFDYKKLVEGCTKNKERVQKMLDLLIAAGLDGKPTLEKCQALKKAKIEKKEQEKQAKKEAKAKHKETDSPCAEGGPARRMTRGATGVKPRQRIVISSDEEDDTPAARRTLSKLRSSLNDDSDSD
- the LOC113503212 gene encoding actin cytoskeleton-regulatory complex protein PAN1-like isoform X3 — its product is MNYEAERAMNQKRLRMEGEPGHGVVQGNGLPLNYIDNGHQIPYQPYAGAYNTHYPPPDAFSPYGPPPPGGYAPQNLSYAPPAHQNYPHHQSFPPQQPPQAQLHMPQSHMVQGYGDVGVHKPAWPPQPHLLPPLDAQKPLDVKQLKSEIKLEPTDAQKRPHPESEMLALQARQREYNVQISSTLGGDLDQPKIKIKTDIFKPDDLAHRQDKPLDVAQKSLDVSKPTDLQSKDDGHPIIGVENKLLDKPSDACKAEGAAEGGAGDTPRAAEPTTPSDKSGEDRKPFSSPELPKSGSTPGKAPTPGSEPKKRGRPKGSTNKPKASLPGGAGSPALAPPRPAPPRAAPPPARPRPAGYQYAIRPFRKDFSGIQFRRRWSDDCLDSSHIPNEVYFGDVPVSLEVLHNYYDANAERERLAAAAAHIAAQKAAAAKLAAAKLQARGLVTTSAEVTTVDSSSDDDSSGTSGSDSEESDDDTPLKRGPGRPKGSKNSPRAGGAPGAPPGGPPGGTPGRRGRPPVPPELRQPGITDMKKFCKAAGIRFDYKKLVEGCTKNKERVQKMLDLLIAAGLDGKPTLEKCQALKKAKIEKKEQEKQAKKEAKAKHKETDSPCAEGGPARRMTRGATGVKPRQRIVISSDEEDDTPAARRTLSKLRSSLNDDSDSD